CGGCTTCCCCTAGTTGAATCTGTGTGTTGCTGACGTCTTTGCGAATAATACATAAAGCAATTGGCTTGCCGTCAGGGGTTAAAAAGGCGAGCTGAATAAGAGGTTTTCCCTTGAAAGACAAAATCTGTGAACGCTTATAAGAGAGATTTTGATCCTCAGAGAATGTTTTGTAATCAAAGTTTTTGCCAATCGCAGCTGACACACGTGTCAGCTCTGCTTTTGCGGCTTCCTCTGTTATCTCAACGTGGGATAATGTGGCGTGGGAATAAAGCGATTGGTAGGAGGCGACATAAGCGCGCCAACCTGGGGCTTTTTGCTCTGATCGTTCTGGTAATAATGCGCCAGCGCCTAGCCCAACAGTGAGAGCGACCACAGCGGCAGCAGCCATTTGCTGAAAGTTCCATTTGGGCGGTGCGATGATGATAGGAGCCATTGTGGGGGCTTCATCTAACAAGGCGCTAAAAGTGCTTTTTAGATGATCTTTGTCGATTGATAGAGCATCCAGTCGCGCGCGTAAGGTTTCATCATGGGCTAGGACTTCATTTATTTCGGCAATTTTAGCGGCCTTCAACTCACCATCGAGATAGGCGGTCAATTCCTCATCGGTGTGATTAATTATTTTGCCCATTAAACAGCACCCCTTGTATTGTGCATTTTGCCCGCCAGTTTTGTTCTCGCTGTTGAAAGCCTGCTCATCACAGTGCCAATCGGTATTTCCAATATTTCGGCAACTTCTTTGTAGCTATAGCCTTCAATATAAGCCAGTACGACAGCGCCGCGCTGGGCTTCGGGTAGTGCCATTATTTCTAATAACACTTGGCGAGCAAATAAATTCATTTCTTGATTTGGTTTGTCGTCTGGCAGATCAATCTCATCAACCGACGAAATGCCGCCGCCTGTCCTAACGGCTTGCTTGCGCAGCTCATTGATCCATAGGCGTTGTGTGATTTTGAAGATCCATCTGTCTAAATGAGTGTCAGCCTTAAATTGGTGCGCTTTTTCTAAGGCTCTCAGCGCTGTCATTTGTGCAAGGTCATCGGCTTGATGCTTGCTTCCTGTCAACACCAGACAATAGCGCCAAAGACGAGGATATATGGCTTGTAATCCGTCTGTGACCTGAGATTTTGTTTTTTTGTTCGAGAACATTTGAATATATTTCAAGTTGAAACGTTTGTTGAATGCCACTTAGACACTGTGCGCTGAGATTAAACAGGAGAATATTGATATGAAGAATTTTTTAATTGCCCCAACCGTTATTGCGATGATGATATCAGGCACAGCACTTGCTGGCGAGACACCATCTGCAAAAAATGCTACACAATATATTGTTAATATAGAAGATGGGGATATTGTTTCCAGCCCCGTGAAAGTCATCTTTGGTCTTTCAGGGATGGGGGTTGCTCCCGCTGGTGTTGAAAAGGAGCTTACTGGACATCATCACATTTTGCTTAATCGTTCAGCGTTTGGCAAAGGTGAGGACGGCGTCGAGGAATTTGAATTTAATCTTCCAGCAGATGAGCAGCATATTCATTTTGGGAAGGGCCAAACAGAGGCGACTTTAGATCTTGAGCCGGGCCAACACACCATTCAGCTCGTTCTGGGAGATAATAATCACATTCCCCATAACCCGCCTGTGTATTCAGAGGTCATTACAATAAACGTTCAATAATTGACGCAAAGTCAATTAATAGCGGTACTTTATTTGGTTTGACGTCATCGCGATGTCAGACCTTTTTTCTCTTTTAGTCTGCTTTGAGCTCCAGAGCTAAAGCATGAATGGGATTATCCATTTCATCGGCCAGCACCTCGTTGACTGCACGATGCTGTTCGATGCGCAGTTTTCCTTTGAAAGCACTTGTTGTCATGCGCACACGAAAATGACTCTCGCCTTCTTCACGGTGACCAGCATGTCCAGCATGTTGATGAGATTCGTCAATCACCTCCAGATTGGAAGGCTCGAATGCGGCTCTTAGCTTTTTTTCTATTATCATTTTAGTAGACATTTTTGCATCAATCCAAATTGTTTCTATTTCTGGGGTGATTTTTTGAATCCTTTTCAGCTATAGTTATGCGTCGCGACTTGTACAGACAAGATTTTGCGAAAAATGCATTTAGCCACCCCCTAGGCAGTTTAGGTTTTTATAAAAAATGACGTCCAAATCCTCTATTTTTGATTCAATTCGTGTAAAGCCCAAAAAAAATGAAGAGCCCGCGAAAGATGGCGAGCGTGAGTGCGACTGGGAGGGCTGTGAGAAAAAGGGCACAAATAAAGCGCCAAGAGGCCGAGATCGGGAAGGCGAGTTTTTGTGGTTTTGCACTGAGCACGTGCGCCAATATAATAAGAATTACAATTATTTTTCCGGTATGGATGATGATTCTGTTGCGACTTTTCAAAAAGCCTCATCCACAGGGCACCGTCCTACGTGGGAAATGAGCGCTAATTCATGGGGTTCTAAAGCGCGTACAGCAAGTGGCGGCATTCCAGGCAGCAAGCCATGGCTTCATCGTGGGAAGGGCGGCGATGGCGCATATCCTGGCGGAGCAGGTGGGGCGGCTTCTCCTGAAGCTCGCCGTCAACGCAAATTGAAAAGGTTGGAAAAACAAAGCCTTGATAAGTTGAGTTTGCATGACAATGCGACATCCAAAGAGATTAAATCCAAGTATAAGCAGCTCGTGAAAATACATCACCCAGATGCAAATGGCGGTGACCGTTCATCAGAAGACCGGCTGCGTGAAATTATTCAGGCGTATAATTTCTTAAAATCTGCTGGCTTTACGGACTAAGAAACACTAGATAAAGCTTGAGCTTAAGCGGGAACTGATTTGATGATTATCGGCCTTAGGTAATCGCGAATGATGACACTACCAGCGTTGTAGCGGGGTCATTCACCCAAAATTTGATCGAAACACAAAATCGACCCTGCATTATGCAATGCAGAAAAGGGTCGGAGGTACTTATGAACGATATGACATCCCCATCTGCCGGTCTTCCTGACACAAAAGTCTCTGCAAGTGATGCTTTTGGCTTTGAAAGCGACATGATGGTTCCAGCTTATAAGGAATCAAGTGAGCATGTGCCCGAGCTTGATCCGGATTATCTTTTTGACAAGCAGACAACACTAGCCATTCTTGCTGGTTTTGCTTTCAATCGTCGCGTCATTGTTTCAGGTTACCACGGCACGGGTAAATCTACCCATATCGAACAGGTGGCCGCTCGTTTGAATTGGCCAACTGTGCGTGTCAATCTTGATAGTCACATCAGCCGTATTGATCTGATTGGTAAAGACGCGATTATTGTGCGTGATGGCAAACAGGTGACAGAATTTCGCGATGGCATTTTGCCTTGGGCTTTACAGACCAATACCGCGCTTGTGTTCGATGAATATGACGCTGGGCGTGCTGACGTAATGTTTGTGATCCAGCGCGTGCTGGAGCGGCAAGGTAAACTGACCTTGCTTGATCAAAGCCGTGTGATTACGCCGCATCCCGCTTTCCGTATTTTTGCGACGGCAAATACAATCGGCCTTGGTGATACGTCAGGCCTTTATCACGGTACACAACAGCTGAACCAAGGTCAGATGGACCGTTGGTCGATTGTCACAACTCTGAACTACCTACCCCATGACAGTGAGGTGGATATTATTCAAGCGAAAGCCCCTAAATATTCATCCCCTGAGGAGCGTTCCACGGTGTCGAAAATGGTTCGTGTCGCCGAAATGAGCCGTAATGCATTTATGAATGGTGATATTTCCACAGTGATGAGCCCGCGGACTGTTTTGACATGGGCTGAAAACGCGGAGATTTTTGGCGATATTGGGTTTTCTTTCCGTGTGACTTTTTTGAACAAATGTGACGAGCTGGAACGTCCGTTTATTGCTGAGTTTTATCAGCGCGCCTTTGGCGAAGAATTGCCGGAATCAGCCGCTAATCTGGTTATGGCATAACGAGGCATAACGGATGGCTCTTGATAGCAAATCCAAAAAAACTGGTACTGGCAGTAAGGGCGCGTCACCGGCTGATATATTCAAGCAGGCAATAACTGGTTGTATGCGCGCCGTATCTGGCCGCGAGCTGGAAGTGACTTTTGCTAATGATCGTCCTTCTATGACAGGGGATACAGCTCGTTTGCCGGAACCGCCGCGCAAAATGTCATCACGCGAGATTGCGATTACGCGCGGCTTGGGTGACAGTATGGCATTGCGCAAGGCGTGTCATGATAGCAAAATTCACCGCAAACATATGCCGAGTGGCAAAGCGGGCGCTGCTGTTTATGATGCCGTTGAGCAGGCGCGGATTGAAAGTCTGGGTGCTCAGCGAATGCCTGGCATGGTCCCAAACCTCAACGCGATGCTCGAAGAAAAATACCACAAGAGTGATTATTCTGAAGTAACCGACCAAACCGATGCGCCGCTTGAAGATGCGGTTGCTCTTTTGTTGCGTGAGCGCATTGGCGGCTTGGCTATTCCTGAAAGTGGCCAGCGTCTTGTTGATATATGGCGTTCTTTCATTGAGGAAAAAGCCGGAGAAACGATTGACCGTTTGGGGGAGGTTGTAGGTAATCAAAAAGATTTTGCTAATGGCGTGCGGGATCTTCTGACTTCGCTTGAGATGCAAGATGAATTTGGTGAAGATAATCAATCGACCAATCAAGATGAAAGCGAAGACGAAGAAGACCAAGGCGAAGACGGTACCGAGGAAAATGATGGCCGTCAGGACCAAGCTGACATGGAGGATCAAGGCGATCCTGAAATGTCTGAAGCTTCTGGTGATGAGCAAGAAGCTGGCGAAACCGAAATGGGTGAAACCTACGCTGATGATATGTTCGATGAGGACTTCGCTGATTTCGATGAAAATGATGGTGATGCGCCACGTCCAGACCACAATCTTACTAATGAGCCACCCACGATTGATTATAAGATATTTGCTAATGAATTTGATGAAATTCTGGGTGCAGAAGAGCTTTGCGACGCCGAGGAGCTCGATCGTTTGCGCGGGTTTCTTGATAAGCAGTTGAATCAGATGCAGGGCATTGTGGCAAAACTTGCTAATCGCCTTCAGCGCCGTCTTTTAGCGCAGCAAAACCGAGGCTGGGATTTTGACCTTGAAGAAGGCGTTCTTGATACTGCACGTCTTGTGCGCGTGGTCACTGACCCTATGCAACCACTTTCGTTTAAAGCAGAGCGCGAAACAGAATTCCGCGACACTGTTGTGACATTGCTTCTTGATAATTCAGGCTCGATGCGTGGTCGGCCAATCACGGTTGCTGCTGTTTGTGCTGACATTCTGGCGCGGACCTTGGAACGTTGTGGTGTGAAAGTTGAAATTCTAGGCTTTACTACCAAAGCATGGAAAGGCGGACAGTCTCGCGAAAAATGGCTGCAAGGTGGCAAGCCAGCAGCACCAGGGCGTCTTAATGATTTGCGGCATATTGTTTATAAATCGGCTGATGCACCATGGCGCAGAGCAAGACGGAATCTTGGGCTGATGATGCGTGAGGGATTGCTCAAAGAAAACATCGATGGTGAAGCCCTGTTATGGGCGCATAATCGTCTTGTTGGGCGACCGGAAAACCGTAAAATTTTGATGATGATTTCTGATGGTGCGCCTGTGGATGATTCAACTTTGTCGGTGAATGCGGGTAATTATCTGGAGAAGCATTTGCGCGGTGTGATCGAGGAAATTGAAAATCGCTCACCGGTAGAATTGCTGGCAATTGGTATCGGCCATGATGTCACGCGTTATTACAAGCGTGCTTTGACCATTGTTGATGCGGAAGAGCTGGCTGGTGCGATGACCGATAAGCTTGCAGAGCTCTTTGAAGAGAACAATAGCTTTGACCCGCGCACGCAAAGCCGTGCACCCATTGCAACGCCGACAACCGACACACCAGATGGCGTAATGAGTAAACAAAAAACAGCTTCTAGTGCTAAGGGACGCATGGTTCAATGATAGAATTATTTGGAACTATCCATCGCTGTCTTATTCGTTTTTCACTGGTTATTTTAATTGGTGTTATGACGACTGTTGGGCTGGCTCAACAAACGGCTACAGCTGATGACATTAAAAAAATTGATGTAACGGTGGATTCGTTTTCTGATTTTCAACCACAATTCCCCAAAAAACGAGAATTTGGATCGCTGCTGTTTAAAGGCGGAGGGGTATTTGCGGCACAACCAAGGTCTTTTGGTGGGTTTTCTGGTATGCAAATATTAGATCAAGGGCGAAGCCTGTTGGCTGTTTCTGATACAGGCTTGTGGTTTGTCGCTGATATTAAACGCAATAAACAAGGTGAGATATTGAGCCTTGAAAATGCCCGAATGGCGCCGCTTTACTCAGGTAAAGGTCCGCGTAAAAATACTCTAAAATATTTTGTTGATGCTGAGGCTTTGTTGACGGATGGCAATGATGTCTATGTGGCTTTTGAGGCAATCAATGTCATTTCAAAATATAAGCTTGATACGCTTACTTTGAAAATGGAACCAACTATTTTACCGCTACCAAAAAGTATAGATCTTGCGAGTATTAATAAAGGTATGGAGGCCTTGGCGCGGGTGCCGGGAAATGGACAACTTGCGGGGCATTTGGTTGCTATAACCGAACGAGGTAAAAGCCGGCTCGGGCCGACTTTCGGATGGATATTGAATCCAGAAGGCAGTTTAGAAAAAACCGGTATGTTTACCGTCAAACGCGATAATCTTTTTGATGTAACCGAGGCAGGGTTCTTAAAAAATGGTGACCTTATTATACTTGAGCGTCGCTTTACGATTGCTGATGGTGTGGCTATGCGCCTGCGCCGAATTCAAGGCGATCAACTCAAAGCAGGTGCGGTTTTAACTGGCGAGGTTATTTTGGAAGCTGGCCTATCTCATCGTATAGATAATATGGAAGCAATGTCGATTTATGAAAATTCAAAAGGTGAGACTGTGCTTGCCTTTATGTCTGATGATAATCATTCACTTTTACAGCGTACAATTTTTTTGGAATTTGTTTTGTCGCAAAGTTGATATGATTGCCTGATACTAATTATCTTTATAAGGAATTTTGGTTTTTGCCATAAAAGGGCTACCACCTTGTGTCAAAGGTCAGGCCTTAATCACTGGGAATTTGAAATGAACTGTTATTTGAAAGCTGTGATGGTCTTGGGTTTTATGGGTTTCCCCATTTTTGCCCTAGCGAATGTGCCTCACCCCAAAGCAAATCCGCTCACAAAAGCCCCAGTGCAACAACAGGCCGGTCTGGATTCCAAAGAGACTATTAATTTACAAAAGCGTTTCACTTTAGAAGGGTTCTTTGTTGGTGAAACGATTGGCCGTGGTTCTATTTTTTCAAAAATTGCGGGTGTTGGTCGATCTTTTCGCACAAGTTCATCAGGCGTATGGGATGGCAAGGTTTTAACGCTTGTTGAAACCTATCAATATGCTGCGACAAGTCCCGAGACGCGTGTATGGCGTTTTACGAAAACGGGAAAAGGCACTTATACGGCTGAAAGCGACGAGATTTTAGAGAAAGCAACAATCAAGATTGAGGGACGTGTTGCTAAATTAAAATATAAGAAAAATATCCCGCGACCAGATAAGAAAAAGCCTGCTAAGGTGACATTTAATGAAAAATGGACGTTGCGAAAAAATGGCGTCCTTGAGAGTAGATCCGAGTTGAAAAAAATTGTCAGAGTAGGGCGTGAAGCTATAAATTTTGTCCGTGTTGGCAATGAATCAGCGCTAAAATCCCCGTAATGACGGCACATTAACGAGCGTTCTGGCAACAAATAACTTGCCTTTCTTGCTGTTTTATCAAATGACAGGGCCATGAAATTTCTTGATCAAGCTAAAGTATATATATCCTCCGGTAATGGAGGGGGTGGGTCAATTTCGTTTCGGCGGGAAAAATACATCCAGCATGGTGGCCCCGATGGCGGCGATGGCGGACGCGGGGGGCATGTTTATGCTGAATGTGTTGATGGTCTTAATACACTGATCGATTATCGCTATCAGCAGCACTTCAAAGGAAAAACCGGCGGTCATGGTATGGGCCGTAATCGGCATGGCAAAAATGGCGAAGACTTAACGCTTAAAGTGCCCGTTGGGACCCAGATTTTTTATGAAGACGATGAGACGATGATCGCCGATCTTACCAAAGTGGGTGAGAAGATACGCATCGCGCGCGGCGGCAATGGTGGTTTTGGTAATGCCTATTTCAAATCAGCTATCAATCAATCGCCACGTCGGGCAAATCCGGGGGAAGACGGCGAGAAGATGACGCTTTGGCTTCGTTTGAAACTGATTGCGGATGCTGGCCTTGTGGGGTTGCCGAATGCAGGGAAGTCGACATTCCTTGCAAGTGTCACAGCAGCAAAACCGAAAATTGCTGACTATCCTTTTACTACGCTCCATCCTAATTTGGGTGTTGTGCGCATTGATGAACGTGAATTTGTGCTGGCGGATATTCCTGGCCTCATTGAAGGGGCGCATGAAGGCGTGGGTATTGGCGATCGGTTTTTGGGCCATGTAGAGCGCTGTGCAATTAATTTGCACCTCGTTGATGGCACCGAGGATGATGTGGCTGAAAGCTACCGCGTTGTGCGAGGCGAGCTTGATGCCTATGGTAATGGTCTGGAAGGCAAGCCAGAGATTATTGCGCTGACTAAGGTGGATGCATTGTCAAAAGACGAGATTAAGTCGAAAATGAAAGTATTGAAGAAAGCTTCGGGCTGTAATGTCTTGCCGCTTTCTGCGCCAACGCGCCATGGAGTAGAGGATGTTTTGCGCGCGATCATGGAGGCAATCGTTGCCAAACGGGATGCGGACAATGCGCCGGTAAATGAGGAGTCGGGGTGGAGTCCCGTTTAATATGGCAAAACTTTCATCTTATAAACGAGTGGTAATAAAAATCGGTTCTGGCTTGCTGGTAGACTATGCAACGGGCGAACTTCGCATAAAATGGCTTGCAACATTGGTCGATGATATAGTCGCTTTACGTCAAGCGGGATGTGATGTTGTTATTGTCTCAAGTGGCGCGATCGCGCTTGGCAGGCGCATATTGGGCTTGGACGATGGTCCTTTAAAACTTGAAAAAAGTCAGGCAGCAGCCAGTGTTGGGCAAATTGCGCTTGCGCCAGCATGGGGTAAGGCGCTGAGTGCGCGGGACCTAACGGCTGGTCAGATACTCTTAACACTATCCGATACAGAAATACGCCGACGTTATTTAAACGCGCGTGCGACCATTTCGACGCTTTTGAAGCTGGGTGCTGTCCCGATAATCAATGAGAATGATGCCGTGACAACCATGGAAATTCGCTATGGGGATAATGACAGACTGGCCGCAAGAGTGGCGACAATGGCATCGGCAAATTGTTTGATCTTATTGTCTGATATCGATGGTCTTTATGATAAATCGCCGATAGAAAATCCGGATGCAAAACATATCCCCGTTGTTGATGTTATCACACCGGAGATTGAGGCGATGGGTGGCGCGCCGGACACATCTTACGGTTCAGGTGGCATGGCAACCAAAATTGACGCAGCCAGAATTGCAGTGAATGGCGGCACATCGATGGTGATTGCATCAGGTGAGAGAATGTCTCCACTTTCTGCAATTGATAATGGTGCTCGCTGCACTTGGTTCCACGCCAGCGATAAGCAAGTTGCGGAACGTAAAAAATGGATATCAGGTCACTTGAAGCCAGAAGGTGCTTTGACAGTTGACGAGGGCGCAATTGAAGCCCTGCAAGGCGGTAATAGCCTGCTTCCTGCGGGCGTTACAAAAGTTTTCGGCGCATTCGAACTTGGCGATACAGTTTTGATAGAGAACGCTGAAGGGGTGAAGGTAGGCCTTGGATTGGTTGCTTATGATATTGATGATGCGAGACGGATTATCGGTCAACATACATCAAAGATTGAATCTATCCTTGGGCACCCCGGACGCTCAGCCATGGTGCATCGTGATGATATGGTTTTACGTGATGCAAGTGGGTATAGTGCCAATGATGAATGAGATAAGCCTAAAGAATGAGGCATTTGGAAATGGTTGAAAAACCTTCGCTTGTGAAGAAATTGAATGTGGACGATGTTGCTGCAACCATGCGTGTGATTGGTCAAAAGGCAAAGGCGGCTGCGCGCATTTTGGCGAATGCATCGACGGTGAAAAAAAACGAAGCCTTAGGGGTCGCCGCTAATAGCCTGAGAGCGAATAGCGCGAAAATTTTAGAAGCCAATGCTTTGGATATGGCAGCGGGTAAAACCAAAGGGCTTGCTGCATCCTTTCTTGATCGATTAGAGCTTGACCATGAGCGGATTGAAGCGATTGCCAAAGGACTTGAGGCTATTGTGGCTCTTGATGATCCGGTTGGCAGTGTGATCGCAAGCTGGGAACGTCCAAATGGGCTTCAAATTGACCGTGTCCGCACGCCTTTGGGTGTGATCGGCGTAATTTTTGAAAGCCGTCCAAACGTAACAGCGGATGCTGGGGCGCTTTGTTTGAAAGCGGGTAATGCGGTTATTTTAAGGGGTGGGTCGGATAGTTATCATTCGTCGAACGCTATTCATGCCTGCCTTGCTGACGGGCTTTATGCTGTGGGTCTGCCAGAAGAAGCTATCCAGATTGTGCCAACAACAGACCGTGCCGCTGTTGGGGCCATGTTGAACGGGCTTGATGGCTCGATTGATGTGATTGTGCCGCGTGGTGGACGCAGCCTTGTAGAGCGCGTTCAAAGTGAGGCACGTGTGCCGGTCTTTGCTCACCTCGAGGGGCTTTGCCATGTTTATGTTGATAAAGATGCGGACCTTCAAATGGCGATTGATGTGGTGGCCAATTCGAAAATGCGCCGCACGGGTATTTGTGGTGCTTTGGAGACGCTGCTGATTGATAAAGCGGTTGCTGACACTTACGTCGAACCAATATGCAAGGCGTTGGCTGATCGGGGCTGTGAAATTCGCGCAGATGATACCGCGCGATCATTGGTGGCAGGCGCAAGTGAAGTTAGTGAAGAAGATTGGCGCACAGAATATCTTGATGCTATTTTATCGGTGCGTGTTGTCGATGGGATTGACGGGGCTTTGCAGCATATTGGCGATTATTCTTCCAGCCATACGGATGCTGTGATTACAGAAAATCCGGCGGTGGTTGAGCGTTTCTTTAATGAAGTGGATTCAGCGATCTTACTGCATAATGCCTCAACGCAATTTGCGGATGGTGGCGAATTTGGTATGGGCGCGGAGATCGGCATTGCGACCGGCAAAATGCATGCGCGTGGGCCGGTTGGTGTAGAGCAGCTGACAAGCTTTAATTATCGTGTGCGTGGCTCCGGCCAGACGCGGACTTAAATACGCGATGGCTGCCACTCCGATTTTATCTTCTACCGCTTATGATGATGCGCTGAAAATTCCTCATGTTGAACCGGGTATGTCGGTTGGGCTGTTTGGTGGCTCTTTTAATCCGCCGCACGATGGCCACCGCCATGTGGCATTGTCTGCTTTGCAAAGACTTCAACTTGACCGCTTGTGGTGGCTGGTTTCACCTGGCAATCCATTGAAACAAAATGATGGGTTGCCCCCACTCAATCAACGCTTGGCGCAGTCGCGTGATTTGATCTCGCATCCGCGTGTTGATGTGACGGGATGCGAAGCGACATTGGAGACGAAATATTCAGCTGATCTGGTTTGTCATTTGGTCAAGCGATTTCCAGCTGTCCGGTTTATATGGATTATGGGCGCGGATAATTTGACGAATTTTCACCGCTGGGAACGTTGGGAAGATATCGTTGCATGTGTTCCCATCTGCGTGATTGATCGCCCGGGTGATACACTTGCGACCCGCTCTTCACGGGCTGCGAAGAAGTTTGGCTATGCTCGTATTGATGAAAGTGATGCCAAGCTTTTAAAAAACTATAAGGCACCCGCATGGACTTTCATTCATGCGCCTAAAATGGCGCTGTCTTCTACTGTGCTACGGCAACAGCAGGCTTAAATTTGAAGAGGGATGATGACGTATAAAACGATCAAGCTTGAAGAAGATGGACGCGGTATATCAACCTTAACCTTGGCGCGGGCTGAAAAGCACAATGCGTTGAATGTAGAGATGATGGACGAATTGACAGCTGCCGCCCGTGAGATTGCTAATAGCCAAACCATCAGGGCGGTGATATTGGCCGCTGAAGGGCGTAGCTTTTGTGCGGGTGGTGATCTTAACTGGATGCGTGCGCAGGCTGATAAGTCAGAAGCTGAGCGTGTCAGCGAGGGAATGAGACTCGCCACCATGCTTCAGGCACTTGATGATTTGCCAAAACCATTAATTGGTAAAATACATGGTAATGCCTTTGGTGGTGGCGTCGGCATGATGTGCGTTTGCGATATTGTTTTAGCGGCCGATCATGCGAAATTCGGTTTGACCGAAACAAAACTTGGTCTTATCCCCGCAACCATCGGGCCATTTGTCTCGCGCCGGTTGGGTGAAGGTGCCTCACGGCGCCTTTTCATGAACTCTAAAGTTTTTGGATGTGATATTGGGCTTCAAGTTGGCCTTGTTTCTGAAGTGTTTGCGGCCGAAGCACTTGATGCGGGCGCGATGTTAGAGGCGGAGGCTTTTTTGCAA
This window of the Hyphomicrobiales bacterium genome carries:
- a CDS encoding crotonase/enoyl-CoA hydratase family protein — its product is MMTYKTIKLEEDGRGISTLTLARAEKHNALNVEMMDELTAAAREIANSQTIRAVILAAEGRSFCAGGDLNWMRAQADKSEAERVSEGMRLATMLQALDDLPKPLIGKIHGNAFGGGVGMMCVCDIVLAADHAKFGLTETKLGLIPATIGPFVSRRLGEGASRRLFMNSKVFGCDIGLQVGLVSEVFAAEALDAGAMLEAEAFLQCAPGAVADAKAFAKYLARTPVDPTDYTAARLSERWANEESAEGISAFFEKRKPKWIS